A single region of the Rattus rattus isolate New Zealand chromosome 8, Rrattus_CSIRO_v1, whole genome shotgun sequence genome encodes:
- the Ccrl2 gene encoding C-C chemokine receptor-like 2 isoform X1 encodes MIDHGAAPFPTLGNPVKWLSLSRQLVRVLDQCSFTFANICLYPLREKYRAACLDHAVLGSEQGQPPMDNYTVAPEDEYDVLIEDDLDNSGTDQVPTPEFLSAQQVLHFCCTVFAVGLLDNALAVFILAKYRGLRNPGNIYFLNLALSNLCFLLPLPFWAHTAAHGESPGNETCKVLVGLHSTGLYSETLCNILLLVQGYRVFSQGRLSSIFTTVSGGIVTCVLAWAVAAALSLPEAVFYEPRMERQKHKCGFGKPHFLTIEAPIWKYVLTSKMNILVLVFPLLVFIFCCRQMRTAQNFRERHRDLRKAALVITGVFLLMWAPYNVVLFLSALQEHLSLQDDKSSYYLDASTQVTQLIATTHCCVNPLLYLLLDKAFRSYLCSLFPRCNDLPFQSGGDSQQETPREGHGRPIELYGTLPQRQDI; translated from the exons ATGATAGATCATGGGGCTGCACCCTTCCCCACCCTCGGGAACCCAGTCAAATGGTTATCTTTATCTCGCCAGCTTGTCCGAGTGCTTGACCAGTGCAGTTTCACTTTTGCAAACATCTGTTTATATCCCCTGAGAGAAAAATATCGAGCCGCCTGCCTCGACCACGCTGTTTTAGGCAGTGAGCAAG GGCAGCCTCCGATGGATAATTACACAGTGGCCCCAGAGGATGAGTATGATGTCCTCATAGAGGATGACCTGGACAACAGTGGGACAGACCAAGTTCCCACCCCCGAGTTCCTCTCCGCCCAGCAGGTGCTGCACTTCTGCTGCACGGTGTTTGCCGTGGGTCTCCTGGACAACGCGTTGGCAGTATTTATCTTGGCGAAATACAGAGGACTCAGGAATCCGGGGAACATCTACTTTCTAAACCTGGCACTTTCAAATTTGTGTTTCCTGCTTCCCCTGCCGTTCTGGGCACATACTGCCGCACATGGGGAAAGCCCGGGCAATGAGACTTGTAAAGTTCTTGTTGGACTCCACTCCACGGGCTTGTACAGCGAGACGCTCTGCAACATCCTCCTCCTCGTACAAGGATACAGGGTGTTTTCCCAAGGGCGACTGTCCTCCATCTTCACGACGGTGTCTGGTGGTATTGTTACGTGTGTCCTGGCATGGGCCGTGGCTGCCGCACTCTCTTTGCCCGAAGCTGTGTTTTATGAGCCTCggatggaaagacagaaacacaagTGCGGCTTTGGCAAACCTCACTTCTTGACAATTGAAGCGCCGATCTGGAAGTATGTTCTGACTTCAAAGATGAACATCTTGGTACTTGTTTTTCCTCTGCTGGTTTTTATATTCTGCTGCAGGCAAATGAGGACAGCGCAGAACTTCAGGGAGAGGCACCGCGACCTCCGCAAGGCTGCTCTTGTCATAACGGGTGTGTTCCTTTTGATGTGGGCACCCTACAATGTTGTGCTTTTCCTGTCTGCTCTCCAGGAACACTTGTCCCTGCAGGATGACAAGAGCAGCTACTACCTGGACGCAAGCACCCAGGTCACACAGCTCATTGCGACCACCCACTGCTGTGTCAACCCGCTCCTCTATTTGCTTCTCGACAAGGCCTTCAGGAGTTATCTCTGCAGCCTGTTCCCACGGTGCAATGATCTCCCATTTCAAAGTGGTGGGGACTCTCAGCAAGAGACGCCGAGGGAAGGTCACGGCAGGCCCATTGAACTGTACGGTACTTTGCCTCAAAGGCAGGATATATAA
- the Ccrl2 gene encoding C-C chemokine receptor-like 2 isoform X2, which produces MDNYTVAPEDEYDVLIEDDLDNSGTDQVPTPEFLSAQQVLHFCCTVFAVGLLDNALAVFILAKYRGLRNPGNIYFLNLALSNLCFLLPLPFWAHTAAHGESPGNETCKVLVGLHSTGLYSETLCNILLLVQGYRVFSQGRLSSIFTTVSGGIVTCVLAWAVAAALSLPEAVFYEPRMERQKHKCGFGKPHFLTIEAPIWKYVLTSKMNILVLVFPLLVFIFCCRQMRTAQNFRERHRDLRKAALVITGVFLLMWAPYNVVLFLSALQEHLSLQDDKSSYYLDASTQVTQLIATTHCCVNPLLYLLLDKAFRSYLCSLFPRCNDLPFQSGGDSQQETPREGHGRPIELYGTLPQRQDI; this is translated from the coding sequence ATGGATAATTACACAGTGGCCCCAGAGGATGAGTATGATGTCCTCATAGAGGATGACCTGGACAACAGTGGGACAGACCAAGTTCCCACCCCCGAGTTCCTCTCCGCCCAGCAGGTGCTGCACTTCTGCTGCACGGTGTTTGCCGTGGGTCTCCTGGACAACGCGTTGGCAGTATTTATCTTGGCGAAATACAGAGGACTCAGGAATCCGGGGAACATCTACTTTCTAAACCTGGCACTTTCAAATTTGTGTTTCCTGCTTCCCCTGCCGTTCTGGGCACATACTGCCGCACATGGGGAAAGCCCGGGCAATGAGACTTGTAAAGTTCTTGTTGGACTCCACTCCACGGGCTTGTACAGCGAGACGCTCTGCAACATCCTCCTCCTCGTACAAGGATACAGGGTGTTTTCCCAAGGGCGACTGTCCTCCATCTTCACGACGGTGTCTGGTGGTATTGTTACGTGTGTCCTGGCATGGGCCGTGGCTGCCGCACTCTCTTTGCCCGAAGCTGTGTTTTATGAGCCTCggatggaaagacagaaacacaagTGCGGCTTTGGCAAACCTCACTTCTTGACAATTGAAGCGCCGATCTGGAAGTATGTTCTGACTTCAAAGATGAACATCTTGGTACTTGTTTTTCCTCTGCTGGTTTTTATATTCTGCTGCAGGCAAATGAGGACAGCGCAGAACTTCAGGGAGAGGCACCGCGACCTCCGCAAGGCTGCTCTTGTCATAACGGGTGTGTTCCTTTTGATGTGGGCACCCTACAATGTTGTGCTTTTCCTGTCTGCTCTCCAGGAACACTTGTCCCTGCAGGATGACAAGAGCAGCTACTACCTGGACGCAAGCACCCAGGTCACACAGCTCATTGCGACCACCCACTGCTGTGTCAACCCGCTCCTCTATTTGCTTCTCGACAAGGCCTTCAGGAGTTATCTCTGCAGCCTGTTCCCACGGTGCAATGATCTCCCATTTCAAAGTGGTGGGGACTCTCAGCAAGAGACGCCGAGGGAAGGTCACGGCAGGCCCATTGAACTGTACGGTACTTTGCCTCAAAGGCAGGATATATAA